In a genomic window of Quercus lobata isolate SW786 chromosome 4, ValleyOak3.0 Primary Assembly, whole genome shotgun sequence:
- the LOC115985650 gene encoding uncharacterized protein At4g15545-like, which translates to MLQQSSGGGTVTVVGPDFELLDEILSVIPTDPYEQLDLARKITSMVLALRVSKLKSEKDTAETVDIGTCDQPVPRVYPDDKDEGANGYVAHQSLTGSTDLANKTDEASWRSGQILSITPCITPRLTPTGTPKIISTSGSLRGYSSVGSPQKTSGTTSPTKPPYEGRAILSSWYPSSQQSSAANSPPRVRSQPGRTPRIDGKEFFRQARSRLSYEQFSAFLVNIKELNAQKQTREETLRKAEEIFGTDNKDLYLSFQGLLNRNVR; encoded by the exons ATGTTGCAGCAGAGCAGCGGAGGTGGGACTGTGACTGTGGTGGGCCCGGACTTCGAGCTCCTCGACGAGATACTCTCGGTGATTCCCACGGATCCCTACGAGCAACTCGATCTGGCCCGGAAGATCACGTCCATGGTGCTAGCTTTGCGCGTGTCCAAGCTCAAGTCCGAGAAGGAC ACAGCTGAAACTGTTGATATTGGTACATGTGACCAACCAGTTCCTAGGGTGTATCCTGATGATAAGG ATGAGGGGGCAAATGGCTATGTGGCACATCAATCTTTGACTGGCTCAACAGACCTAGCAAATAAAACTGATGAAG CGTCATGGCGTTCTGGGCAAATATTATCTATTACTCCATGTATCACACCACGGCTTACACCAACTGGAACTCCAAAAATTATCTCCACAAGTGGATCCCTTAGAGGTTACTCTTCTGTTGGATCTCCTCAGAAAACTTCTGGTACAACATCTCCTACAAAACCACCATATGAAGGGCGTGCCATACTATCTTCGTGGTACCCATCAAGCCAGCAGTCATCAGCAGCAAACTCTCCTCCTCGAGTACGTTCACAGCCAG gGCGGACTCCTCGAATTGATGGAAAGGAGTTTTTTCGTCAAGCCAG GAGTCGGCTATCATATGAACAGTTCAGTGCATTTCTGGTCAATATCAAGGAACTGAATGCTCAAAAGCAAACTCGAGAG GAAACTCTAAGGAAAGCAGAAGAGATATTTGGGACGGATAACAAAGATCTTTACCTATCATTTCAGGGATTGCTAAACCGCAATGTGCGCTAG